A single region of the Acinetobacter sp. WCHA45 genome encodes:
- a CDS encoding DUF2625 domain-containing protein encodes MKQLNELIDTKESGWILIKSWLETAKNQFEMLPNNINRAESELLSIQVTTRSSMGAMIYETGGLLIDHGWLRVLGSGSKRLDRGIHEWNIGKTITQQHKQPDYLLIADDILGGYFSINCGGLGENLGDIYYLAPDCLRWENLEIGYSDFLNWCLNGDLDQFYGSLRWNNWKTDIQELTGNQVFSFYPFLWTLEGKNIDELSKKAISIEENFWLLDTIINEIKNLD; translated from the coding sequence ATGAAACAACTAAATGAACTAATAGATACTAAGGAATCAGGCTGGATTCTCATTAAAAGCTGGTTGGAAACAGCTAAGAATCAATTTGAAATGCTACCTAATAATATAAACAGAGCAGAAAGTGAATTACTTTCAATCCAAGTGACGACTCGCTCCTCAATGGGAGCTATGATTTATGAAACTGGTGGTTTACTCATTGATCATGGATGGTTGAGAGTTTTAGGTTCTGGCAGCAAAAGGTTAGATCGTGGAATTCATGAATGGAATATTGGAAAAACAATCACCCAACAACATAAGCAACCTGATTATTTACTTATAGCCGACGATATTCTGGGTGGTTATTTTTCGATAAATTGTGGTGGTTTGGGAGAAAACTTAGGTGATATTTATTATCTTGCTCCCGACTGTTTAAGATGGGAGAATTTAGAGATTGGTTATTCAGATTTCTTAAATTGGTGTTTAAATGGCGATCTCGATCAATTTTATGGCTCTTTAAGGTGGAATAATTGGAAAACTGATATTCAAGAACTTACTGGGAATCAGGTCTTTTCATTTTATCCTTTTCTATGGACACTAGAAGGAAAGAATATAGATGAATTAAGCAAAAAGGCTATTTCAATTGAAGAAAATTTCTGGTTGCTGGATACAATTATTAATGAAATTAAAAATTTAGATTAA
- a CDS encoding gamma carbonic anhydrase family protein: MAKNIRPYLDQKPDVDSSCYVDDMSVIIGDVKLAENVSVWPFAVIRGDVNSIQIGKNSNVQDHCMLHVSHKNQAKPNGSPLIIGEDVTVGHHVTLHGCTIGNRVLIGINTVVLDDVIIEDDVMIGAGSLVPPRKVLKSGYLYVGSPVQQVRALTEKEMEFLPYSARHYVKVKDNYKNN, from the coding sequence ATGGCTAAGAATATTCGTCCCTATCTCGATCAAAAACCTGATGTTGATTCAAGCTGTTATGTGGATGACATGTCTGTCATCATCGGTGATGTCAAATTAGCAGAGAATGTTTCTGTTTGGCCTTTTGCCGTGATTCGTGGTGATGTCAATTCAATTCAGATTGGCAAAAACAGTAATGTACAAGATCATTGTATGTTACATGTCAGTCATAAAAATCAAGCTAAACCAAATGGTTCGCCTCTCATCATTGGCGAAGATGTGACGGTTGGACATCATGTGACTTTACATGGTTGTACCATTGGTAATCGTGTCCTGATCGGGATTAATACCGTTGTTTTAGATGACGTGATTATTGAAGATGATGTAATGATTGGAGCAGGTAGCCTTGTGCCACCACGTAAAGTGTTAAAAAGCGGTTATCTCTATGTCGGTAGTCCAGTACAACAAGTTCGTGCGCTGACTGAAAAAGAAATGGAATTCCTTCCTTATTCAGCACGCCATTATGTGAAAGTGAAGGATAATTATAAGAATAATTAA
- a CDS encoding MCR_0457 family protein, whose amino-acid sequence MKKNVFKTLGLSFLITSSLFTTTVFAAEKKSEPEKIEVTPTSEGVTPQELAAIYVLSEICPDLIGKDLKFNKAYDNLVKSYLSNEPNAVDILNKRAKTKEFQAPLAEARKDAKAASEDDNRQICDDVRNYYSK is encoded by the coding sequence ATGAAGAAAAATGTTTTCAAAACACTAGGTTTATCATTTCTCATTACCTCTAGTCTTTTCACAACAACTGTATTTGCCGCAGAAAAAAAATCTGAACCTGAAAAAATTGAAGTTACACCAACATCTGAAGGCGTGACTCCTCAAGAACTTGCTGCAATTTATGTATTGTCAGAAATCTGCCCAGATTTAATTGGCAAAGATCTAAAATTTAATAAAGCATATGACAACCTCGTCAAATCATACTTATCAAATGAACCAAATGCTGTAGACATCCTCAATAAACGTGCTAAAACCAAAGAGTTCCAAGCTCCTCTTGCTGAAGCGCGTAAAGATGCGAAGGCTGCATCTGAAGATGATAATCGTCAAATTTGCGATGATGTTCGGAATTATTATTCTAAGTAA
- a CDS encoding MCR_0457 family protein, with product MRHLSTFIRVLGVSFSLLTAPVIFANTTVSAKEADALIKDDIANAQVLIEMCPSIIGKNAKFDENIKKMVGSYLSTYSDKSASLESLQKDGEFQSLLKDAREAAKEVEKAEQKSVCEDVLNFEG from the coding sequence ATGAGACATTTATCTACTTTTATCCGTGTTTTAGGGGTAAGTTTTTCACTTCTAACAGCACCCGTAATTTTTGCAAACACAACGGTTTCAGCTAAAGAAGCAGACGCACTCATCAAAGATGATATTGCCAATGCGCAAGTCCTCATTGAAATGTGCCCAAGCATAATTGGAAAAAATGCTAAATTTGACGAAAACATCAAAAAGATGGTGGGTTCTTATTTAAGCACGTATTCTGATAAGTCAGCTTCCCTTGAGAGTCTACAAAAAGATGGAGAATTCCAATCTTTATTGAAAGATGCTCGTGAAGCAGCGAAAGAAGTTGAAAAAGCTGAACAAAAGTCAGTATGTGAAGATGTATTAAATTTTGAAGGCTAA
- the surE gene encoding 5'/3'-nucleotidase SurE yields the protein MNILIANDDGVFAPGLQALAQALKPLGRVVVVAPESERSGYSSALTLDRPLRPVQIAEDVWAVNGTPADCVYLSMNGLFDFEFDLVVSGINSGANLGDDVLYSGTVGAAFEGRLMKHPAIAVSLAGSNVRSYEHPEHYAKAAQWVHDFIANGLPILPPRHIFNINIPDVEQIKGTQITYQGRRAQSKPISSHVDPRGRQVYWIGLAGEAVTEPQSASSHIQSDFFAVANDYVSITPIQMDATNYAVLDNLHLHVNG from the coding sequence GTGAATATTTTAATAGCAAATGATGATGGTGTTTTTGCACCAGGCTTACAGGCTCTAGCACAAGCGTTAAAGCCTTTAGGACGCGTCGTCGTGGTTGCACCTGAAAGTGAGAGGAGTGGTTATTCAAGTGCGTTGACATTAGATCGACCGTTACGACCCGTTCAGATTGCAGAGGATGTTTGGGCTGTGAATGGAACGCCCGCAGATTGTGTTTATTTATCAATGAATGGTCTATTCGATTTTGAATTTGATCTTGTTGTCAGTGGTATTAATAGTGGCGCAAACCTCGGCGATGATGTTCTATATTCAGGTACGGTTGGTGCTGCATTTGAAGGTCGCCTAATGAAACATCCTGCAATCGCAGTTTCATTAGCAGGTTCAAATGTACGTTCCTATGAACATCCTGAGCATTATGCGAAAGCTGCACAATGGGTTCATGATTTTATTGCGAATGGACTACCAATTTTGCCGCCCCGTCATATTTTTAATATTAATATCCCAGATGTTGAGCAAATTAAAGGGACACAAATCACCTATCAAGGTCGTAGAGCACAATCCAAACCAATTAGTAGCCATGTCGATCCACGTGGTCGCCAAGTCTATTGGATTGGTTTAGCCGGTGAGGCAGTTACAGAACCTCAATCCGCTTCAAGTCATATTCAGTCTGATTTCTTTGCTGTCGCGAATGATTATGTCAGTATCACGCCGATTCAAATGGATGCAACTAATTATGCTGTACTCGATAATTTACATCTTCATGTAAATGGTTAG
- the dacC gene encoding D-alanyl-D-alanine carboxypeptidase PBP5/6 yields MTQKSALAALLLLPSLSYAATVLPSPPELNNKSYVLMDYETGQILAAKNENEKLAPASMTKMMTSYIIEQKLLKGELTDNEQVRMNESAWCRGTSAESCMYVPLNGTATVLEMLRGIIIQSGNDASKAMAEHIAGNEGTFAHMMNQEAKRIGMVNTHFINSTGMPAEGHYSTAKDMAVLAQHIIKDSSKYYPIYSEKEFTFNGIKQGNRNALLYTDPSVDGLKTGHTDEAGYCLTTSSKRGPMRLISVIFGTPSMNERAGQTRTLLAWGFANFETANVQPANQVLAKAKVWFGKEDNVQIGLAENFNVTMPKGQADKIKTQLVVQPKLNAPLAKGQVVGKLVASLDGKVIAEKPLVALKPVEEAGFFARLIDHIKMFFSNLF; encoded by the coding sequence ATGACTCAAAAAAGCGCTCTTGCTGCATTATTACTTTTGCCAAGCCTTTCATATGCAGCGACTGTCCTACCGTCTCCACCAGAATTAAATAATAAATCCTATGTATTAATGGATTACGAGACAGGACAAATCCTTGCTGCAAAAAACGAAAATGAAAAACTCGCACCCGCGTCTATGACCAAAATGATGACAAGCTACATCATAGAACAAAAACTTTTAAAGGGTGAATTAACAGACAACGAACAAGTCCGTATGAATGAATCAGCATGGTGTCGTGGTACCAGTGCTGAATCATGTATGTATGTACCATTAAATGGTACAGCAACTGTCCTAGAAATGTTACGTGGCATTATTATTCAATCAGGCAATGATGCATCTAAAGCAATGGCCGAACACATTGCGGGCAACGAAGGTACATTTGCCCATATGATGAACCAGGAAGCCAAACGGATTGGCATGGTGAACACCCATTTCATCAACTCAACAGGGATGCCTGCTGAAGGTCATTACTCAACAGCAAAAGATATGGCTGTTCTTGCTCAACACATTATCAAAGATAGCTCTAAATACTACCCGATCTATTCAGAAAAAGAATTTACGTTTAATGGTATTAAGCAAGGCAACCGTAATGCATTGCTTTATACAGACCCAAGCGTTGACGGTTTGAAAACAGGTCATACGGATGAGGCTGGTTACTGCTTAACCACATCAAGTAAACGTGGTCCAATGCGTTTGATTTCAGTCATCTTCGGTACGCCAAGCATGAACGAACGTGCTGGACAGACTCGGACATTATTAGCATGGGGTTTTGCAAACTTCGAGACTGCAAATGTACAACCTGCTAACCAAGTGCTTGCTAAAGCAAAAGTATGGTTTGGTAAAGAAGATAATGTTCAAATTGGTCTTGCTGAAAACTTCAACGTAACCATGCCTAAAGGTCAAGCGGACAAAATCAAAACTCAACTTGTAGTTCAACCTAAATTGAATGCGCCTTTAGCCAAAGGTCAAGTTGTGGGTAAATTAGTTGCAAGCCTTGATGGTAAAGTGATTGCAGAGAAACCACTAGTTGCATTAAAACCTGTTGAAGAAGCAGGCTTCTTTGCTCGTCTAATTGACCATATCAAGATGTTCTTTAGTAACTTATTCTAA